CTCTCAGAGGACATTCCGTTCCCTGAAGTGCCTAAGGAAGTGACGTCAAAGCAAACATTGATTGAACAGGTGATAAAATAGCGAAAATACATGATTTTCAAACCTGAGTTCTTCACTTCGAGCTATAACCAGTGACATACGCAAAAAGCGTGAGAGACAATGGCCCGTACTGTAAGAGTCCTGACTACCAAAGTGTGAAAATAAGTGACAATgtatactgagtcaaacaaacaaaggaaCGCTCTCTATGACAGTGTACCTGTATTTATTCCTAAAACTGCGCTAATATTTAACGAACACTTCACTTTTCCTCTGTTCCTtcatttgtttctctcagtatattaaGTTTTAGTTGCTAACGTTGGAAATGGTTCTGTCGCTATGTGTTGCTTCATTATTTCTGTGACAGGTGGCGGAAATGAGAGAATGGTACCGAGCCTGGAAAGATCAAGACCACAGCGTCAGGGATTACCGGAAGTACTTCAAACCCCTCCTGTGCTACATAGAAGGATCATGGACTCTGGACACCAATCACTTCAGAGAGCCTTTCCACAGCGAACGTCACGCCATCGACGCCTCCAGTTGGCATGACCTGCAGGATAAGATCAGGTTCACGTCCTACTCCGGTACAAAGAACGTCATGGAGAACTTCGCATTTCTCCCAACCAAAATCTTGAATGTGAATGACGGCAAGCCCGAGTTCGCCCAGTGGAACTATCGTATCCTGTGCCATCCATTGAAGAGAGACCTTCCCATGAAATACATCCATCTTCAAGATGACCTATCTGCAAGATTTGCTCATGGTCAGGGCATAGAACAGTTTCATCTGGACCGATCAGCAAGATTTGCTGTATACGACGACAGGTAAATATTGACCGGTTAATCGTGGGGACATTATCTTACCTCCATATCCATGTAAAATGCTATAATTTCACTGGCCAATGACGATTTAGGAAGTTTCCGGGTTTTTTTCTGGACCAATCAGCCAGATACACAACGACAGGTACATATTGGCCTGTGTGACCCTATTAGTCTTTAGCAGCATGAAGCTACCTTCATATGAAATActataatttcattggtcaatgacGCTTTCTGAAGTTTCATTGTCACCCCTCCAAGGAGGTTGACAACTGGGAAAATGATTACCCGCTGCCACGGTAACCCTCAAACTCTCCCCTGAAAAGGTGTATCGCTAACAATCTATGATCGTGTGATACTGCCACAAAGAGGCGTACATTATACCATATTACTCTCCagagaaacatacaacttttaTCATTTCATGTCTATTTATTTCTCGTATGGTAATCCACGATCACGGGTCGTTGCACgtgcaagggacataactctgtcaGAAATCACACAGCCAAGCCTGGATCCCTAACACAATGTCAACAATATTAGCAGAATTTATGTTTCCGTTTGAAAGAAGTCTTCTATCCGCTTTTAAGAATATTAGTACGTTATCAatctttctacacatactgtTTGTGTTTCTATCAGGAATGATACCTACACTCTCATGGACGAATTGATGAGCGAAATTCCCGGCAAAAATAATTATTATGCCCATCTGACAGAGGACGTCTTCGGCGAGACCCTGTACGATGCCTCAAAGCCTGGCAATGTACCGCTTAACACGGGTACGGCAATCTAACGTGGCCTCAGTTCCAGTTTTATGTTTTAGACATTTTACATTATTCTCGAAAAGGAAGGGGAACAGAATCATAATTTCTTTGAGACCCCTAACATATTGTTTCAGTGAACATGTATACGATTTAAACACACTGTAATTTATTGTGAGCAATTATGATACACGGTACGTCCTGGTGTTTATGCGGTTATGCCTTTAGAACAAAATAGATGTTACAAACTATTCcaagtgggaatcgaaccacagTTTTCTGCGCGAAACCTTAGACTACCCCATCCTGTAGAAATGAACTGTTAAAGAGACAAGCTAGTCTTTGTAAGAAGAGTCCAATTTTAATTTCCGTCTTTATCATGAGATATCTTAAGTAAACACTATAACAATGACTGTATATTTCAATCAGTTTATACATGTAACAGTTATTCGTTTATGCGCGTTTAGACTGAAATATAAGTAAGTGGGCGGGACTAAAAAGCAGTTGGTCACAAACGTATTTGTTATTTTCCAGCTTATTACCACCGGTGGTACAAGGTGGGAAAACCTGGATCGAAACAAGAGGTGTTGCACCGTGGATTCTCAGACAGGAACCTGTGGGTTGCACAGAACACACAGCCAATGATAGCCCCCATGACCGTGAAGCAGTGCAGAGAGGACCCTGTCCATAAGAACAAGGTTTGGCTCTCAGGGGTCGCGGTGCAATCCCCACATGAATTAACAGTCTACGTAAACTTAGAGTGAATTagggagtttggttttacgccgcttttagcaatattccagtgatatcacggcgggggacaccagaaaatgggcctcacacattgtacccatgtgggtaatcgaacccgggtcttcggcgtgacgatcgaacgctttaaccactaggctaccccaccaccccacgtAAACTTAGACTAGACTTAGGCTCAGTATTTTTCGTAGCACTGCTACAAGGAgcctaacaaaccctagtagaaggtcgcgtcagctttcctttgagcgacctatgaccgtccagtcaaaaGCAAGACGACCGAACGGATCTAACCATTCAAATAGCATTCAGGAATCGTACGAGATTTCGAGGTAAAGGTACAAACGGTATGCGCGAATGTTAAGTTTGGTAAGTTGTGtcctgattggtcagtccaaAAAGAtagctgacgcgaccttctgctGGGGTTTGTTCCACTCAGTATAGCGGCGTAACGAATAATACCGAGCCTGAGTTTACTTAGTCTGCACGAAATCGATGACATATGCCCCATCCAGTGTGCGAAATATTACCCATTTTTTCTAGCCAATCGGGCAAACTAtatctgaaagttactagctcaaaaacataattcactagcccgaaattcGAATGCAGAAATAAGaattgggtttcatcattacaaaatgaccccatgaaaattcactagccagtcgcGTCACTGACCCGACTgaattttactagccacggAGAACACAACTGTAAGTGTATCAAATATATCGGGGGTGTTGGGGCAACCTAAAGCGTTCAATCATCATGCTAAAGGCCCTAATTCCATTAACCACATCTTTACTACACCACAAACActggtgtatactttcttttgtccgtcAGTTTACATTAAGACTTGCATGCTCTAAATAAGTTCAAAGTGTATTAAGCTGATCAGTTGCGTAAATTACGCTTGGGGTGAAAATGGTTTGTATTATCCGCCAATTATTTGGAACCGAAATGGGTTTGTGCACTTTAAATTGACTGTGCATTGTTCAGTTTTAGGTAGTAGCCATGACCTGGCTAGTCCTAGTGTGCAATGTTCGAGTCCGCTCTTTTTGTACTCCGACCTAGTatagagggtgtgttgcatatGTGCCGTAAAAAGTTAACTTCACGTTCCAGGAAATAAGGAcgtgggctagcctagtggttaaagcgttcactcttcACGAGAAAGACACAGGCttgattccccaaatgattaaaaagcccatttctgatgtcctgcGCCGTGATATTCTGctaaaagctaaactcactcactcaatcgctCTAGGAAATATCGGTTCTTGTTATATTTTAGACGTGCCAGTCTTGGACCCGCCGTTACACCTACGCCCTTCCCCTCGAAATCATCTGGAGTACACCGACACTTAGCTGGAACCCGTACAACTTGAAGTTCTGGTCAAAGGGAACCCAGCAAAAAGATCCAAATAGGGTAGGAGGCTTCACGAAAGACACAGCATTCAATGGCACAAGCGGCATTTACTTCTACCAAACACCATCTGAGCTGTTTACAGGCAAAGAAGTGTCATCGGATCCTGCCGACACTACCAAGTCGAATGTTGGGATGCTGGACCAACAAGGGAATCTGCACCACACGGCTGCATCGGGAACCAGAATCGTGCTTCCCAATATACCTGGGGTAGGGAAACTCAGAATGCGGTACCACATCGTCCCCGTCCACGGGGAGGGGTCTGGCGTCTGGAAGGAACTTGATGCCCTCAAGGACATGATGATGGACATCGAGAAGTACAAAGGACTGTTTGAGCATCCTCCAGCCCTCAAGGACACTGGTCCCGTTGCCAAACCCGTTGATGTAAGTATtgccaaatatatttacaactttAATTCACCATGCAGATGCAATCGAAAGTAGAACACATGGGGGTGTTGAATATGGTGAGACGCAAACTAATACAGCATAATCAAGGACAAGCACACAGTTCACCTGTCTGGATATTtgatgaggtagcctagtggttaaggcgttcatcCGTCGCTCTTCCATTCCCGatatgggtgcaatgtttgaaggccatttctggtgtcccacgccacATGCGGCTTGAAAACCACCCCACTCCTCATTCGCTCACTCTATCTTTAATGTCATGAAGACCAAACTACAAGAACACCAGATCTTATTAACGGTGCCTATAAACGTGTGCCCATTCCTTTACACCTTGAAGATCGAAGCAGAATGCTGAAGTACAATTCACGACGATATAACTGAAAGCGACCACGGATTTGACATCGTTTTCATTTATAGACAGCCTGTCGACTATTATATACCACAAGTGACTAGGACCAAACAGGAGTTCGATACAACCGGCAGTTCGTTATAAACACGCACTTTACTTTACTATGAAGTCGAAATGTACAGTAATGTatgcaaaaagaaaaaaaaaacgatgctcattatgtcaacCATTGTGGATTGTTTGTGATTACTGACTTTCATATAGAATATTGCGAATTGCGACAGAAAAAATACTTGAATactgcttaaagcggcgtaaaagtacaCTAACCCTCTAACATGTATGTAAGCATTGTCATTGACGATAAAAAGCGAACTTAATTACAGGTGCAATGAAGTACAATGTCCAGGGGACGCTGTCCCTCCAGTCCTTTTCATCGGTGTGATTCGTTATGCAGGCTAGCTGCTCTTAATAGAATGTGCCATCTTCACTATGATCCATGGTAACGGCACCGTAGCGTCGACTTCTCCAAATTTTAAAGAGGTGGCCATTAAGAATTGCATTCGGGTTTGTTTTCaggatgtaactgaaatattgttgacttcctacattgtacccatactgTGTGATTCGAACCAAGGTACCCTGTGTGTCGAACGACCGcataaaccactaggctaccctaccgccccttgTGTCTGGGTATCTGGCACCCGGTGTTCATCATGATGTCTGATACTCCAAGccaaaattttgaaaatgtaatccTTTAACGATTTACAGGTTAAAAGGTTTAAATTTAACTTTGTAGGTGCGGTTCAACTAACTACATATACCaaaccgcaaaagaaacgcaactctggctttttgtcaaacgTTTAGCAGAAGACACAAATTTATTACTTTTGTAAGActttcgtttcttttgctgttcagtatatttcatccATTATGGTTCATATTTTTATTGATGCATCGTCTGGACATCTTAACTATAGAAATATTATCaacattttgtatatttcagaCCACGCTACATCTGAGAACAGGCATGGCAACCAAGAACCCTCCAGGTCCACACGCCCATGACCTGTTTTTGTCCCACGACATCCAGGAGAGTCTGAAAAAAGGTGAACGCAAGACCATGTTTACAGGTGAAGCGCTCGGTCACACCCACCAGGTGCAAATAGGCTACAAAGACGACTACAGCATCTTACAGTGTGATGGACAAGCCCAGTGCTGGGACGGCCATCCTTCCACTTTGTATCCTGTTAAGACGGACTAAGTTCTGAATAAAGCTCTGAATAAAGTTCTGAATAAAGTTCTGAATAAAGTGCATGCAGAAACTTACCTGTCGATATTTATACATGAGTGGGGGACTGCGGGtctttacgccgtttttaggaAAAGGCAGGCAATATGACGGTGGGGAaccccagaaatgggattcacataatgtacccatgtggagggTCGAACCCAGCGCTCCGAGTAGACTgctgaacgctttaaccactaggctaaccaacAATGTATATGTGGTCAGAAGTGGATTGTGTTTCGGTTCCACGCGGCATTAATCAAAATTTTACTTATACTGTGAAAATGTGATGGAACAAATGCCATTGATGGAAACATTTATTATaccgaacagcaaaagaaacgcaagtttacTTTTTTTTGTCAAGTATTTTATtaaaagacataaacataaacccTTACTTTTATCAGACTaattttcgaaacttgcgttccTTTTGCGGTTGAGTATATTTTCGGGAAACTGAAAGGCATGGTATGGCAGTGACGAGCCAAGGATCAATGGGGGCAATTTGGAAAAAGGTTCTGATTCTGAGTAGCTTTTTGCGCCGCGTTTTGAAATACTCCAGCAATTTTACGACGGAGtattccagaaatgggcttcacacgctaAACCAATGTGTGGGGAATCTAACTAACcatggtcttcggcgtgacgagtgaaccctGCAACCACTATGCTGTCCCTTAGGATTCTGAAACTGCTGAGATAGTGACCTCTGCGGCGTAGTGCAGACCGCTTTCCTGGGCAGTATTCTGACTGGTTATCCATGTTAAAACCGAACCTGGAACCTGTCTCTCAGCCTGTAAACTATAGATGGAGTAATCTGAAGACGGCAAGCAACACCACTTTTTATGGATTTACCGTCCTGTAACCATACAATGGCACTGCTTCTGTCACGGTCTGCGTTGTGGCATGGCGAAGACGTTGTGAGGTCACAATACTGTCTGTTGCTTCTTTTAAAGGAAACGTTGCCACAAGTTGCAtgggaagtctgtcttccacgtgcactaggctgttgtgtttggctGTTTGAATCAAATATGGTGCTTccagcacccttgtttttcgctgattttgacaatgtttcatttcactcaaactcacggTCAGtactgaatcagttgcttcactgcatgttctaacatgtAATTTAAAGAGCctattaagcacacaaaaaagTTGAATTTACCTACCTTAGACTATGAAATACCCCACCACATTTAAGTTTGTATATaactatcaaattttagggtgttcccatactttttgtttgtagtatatttaTGTGGAACTATCCATGGCTTAAGTCATCCAGTTTGTCCTATGGTCACTTTGAACACTATATATGTTCTTTACAATGGCGCAAGGGCGTCTTAGGAGGGGTATGGTGGTGACAAAGCTTGAAATAGGGTGAAGGTGACGTTCCGTGTGCCCAGCTAATGGCATAGATTACTCATTAACCAGTGATAGATGTAATGAGCAACGCCCAACATCGCCTGCGTCCGATGACACGCAATGAAGCAAGTGGTTGCGTCTCACTTAATCATTCTAATGTCGTCCTGCGTCAAGCATCGACTGCGAATGGTACAATCTAACATGGTATCACCCGGTATTACCCTGTTCAAGAATGATTTATGTttggaaatacagaaacataatTATGTGTTGAGATTCAAAGATAGGAAACTATTTCATCATGACATTGCGACCAGCTGAGCACGTAAGCAGAATGATTGAATGAGATGCAAGCACTGTCTTCCGCCACACTGGTGCTGAAGGATGAGGTGTGTAGTCTGATGTAGTCCGTGGCTCGCATGTACCATTGACTCTTCTGGAGAGTATGGACAATTATTCCAAAATTCTAGTTTCCTATTCTAGACAAGTGACAGACGCGAAGTGAGCCAGATTTTTTCATGTACGCTCGACAGACTGCAGAGCTTTTTATTTAGACAGTATTAAGGGTTTTTTGCCCAACATTTTCAGCAGCAATCGTGTGTAAGCCCGCGCTTTTTTTCATTAGTGGTAGCTACAATAGCCCCTGACATGTAtcaatgaagttcatcggctgaATTGAAAATCTTTGAATGAGTGTGTTTGTTGTAGGGCCTCTCTAAAAAGTAGTCCATATTATGCAAGGCCTGTGAACTTTATTTGGAAGGGAATCCCGAAGTAATGCAGACAGCAGATATTTACGTCCTTGGGGGAACCATGAACCGCGATATGCGTGCGTACATGAGAgcatgagtgagcgagttactGTTTTGCTTATATCAAAAGCAGGTTTGCTAAAAAAATTTATTCGTCAATTCGTTAACAACATGGTTGTTTTTAACGTAATTgtagtgtgtgtgcgtgcgtccATGTGCGTGCTCGCGTGACAGTGTGCACACGGTGAATGGTAGAATAGTTACAAATTAGCTGCCTTTAAACACCAGTGTGCCTTGACTGTGTTTGATGAAGCTttaacacaaacaccaaaacacGGCTGCGCACACTctataaacacacaaaaaatagtTTAAATGCAAAGACCAGTTCATAAAGAGGGGTCAGGGTGACTTTTGAGTAAAATGTAATCTCCTTTCAAGAACAAGGTTATTTGGTACAAATGTGATGGAAACCTCCTCTCGTTGATTCGTGTGTCATCGCAAGAAAGAGCAGTTATTATTTCCTTTATGTGGATAAAACTCCACACACAGATCGCTCACATAACGCAGAAATAACATGAGCCGGACATCACAAAGACGTTATTGCTACATCCACGTGGAAAAACTGAATCCATACCAGGGACAAGAATGACAAATCATAATGACATTTTTTTTAGCTTGTCAAGGTTTGGATGATTGACGAGAATACACAACACCATCAATAATAGGCAGTCACAGGTAAATCAATCGGATTGTCTGTATTCTTGGAATACGTATCCTATAGCACAACCTCTACACAGATTGTTCTGGTCGCTCTTCAAGTTTCAATGTTGTCTACCGTATATATTGACACGGAATGAAATGTAATCGAAAAGCTGGCAGTCTTTATAGTTCCGGTTGAAAAAATGTGTTGTGTGCCTTCTCTCATATAGGTGTGTGTCAATAGTGTATGTTGATCCGTATTTAGACGAAGTCACATCATGTCGACCTAACCTTCATTGCAAGTCCTGACCTGCTTTGGATGTGTGTTTTATGCAGGCATGTAGCAAGCCATGTTTCGTGTGAAATAAAAATTATATTGTGACAGTATTGAGGACTTGCCCAACCTTTACAGCTACAATCATGTGTAAGTCCGTTTTTTTAATAATGTAAGCTATGGATCGATCATTCCTCGACACGAGTACATTCAAGCAGAGCGATTGATCATTATTTGTGATCGGGTGAGTTAGTACATTCATATTTTCCATTGTATTACATCACCATGGTTCCACCCAGAAGCTGATTCCAAGGACTTGACGAAACAATTAACCGTCCAATCAAGTTTCGCCATTCCTTCATGGTGAAGATATACACGATTTGTTCACATTTTAGTACATGGCCATAGCACAGTGCGATATTCAGTCTTAGttaacttagtctcagtactttttgttacactccactactgagtctaacaaaacctagaaggaggtcgcgtcaggtaatctttgagCGCCccatgaccgtccaatcaaactcGAGAgggccgagtgagtgagtgagtgaatgagtgagtttagttttacgccacactcagcaatattggctgtatggc
This portion of the Haliotis asinina isolate JCU_RB_2024 chromosome 10, JCU_Hal_asi_v2, whole genome shotgun sequence genome encodes:
- the LOC137299122 gene encoding uncharacterized protein; the protein is MIRYAIFAGMVLAACGDSTPFPQADYQKQIDEFHVQMETILRQLMMQQTFVEERIRSDGQSGIKQIRQYHDGTRPYYSETHTYRGVAAAHDHTNYPRTVGMGEVNVVMNGIDFRTRHNDYRLYRPATNASTYLLSEDIPFPEVPKEVTSKQTLIEQVAEMREWYRAWKDQDHSVRDYRKYFKPLLCYIEGSWTLDTNHFREPFHSERHAIDASSWHDLQDKIRFTSYSGTKNVMENFAFLPTKILNVNDGKPEFAQWNYRILCHPLKRDLPMKYIHLQDDLSARFAHGQGIEQFHLDRSARFAVYDDRNDTYTLMDELMSEIPGKNNYYAHLTEDVFGETLYDASKPGNVPLNTAYYHRWYKVGKPGSKQEVLHRGFSDRNLWVAQNTQPMIAPMTVKQCREDPVHKNKTCQSWTRRYTYALPLEIIWSTPTLSWNPYNLKFWSKGTQQKDPNRVGGFTKDTAFNGTSGIYFYQTPSELFTGKEVSSDPADTTKSNVGMLDQQGNLHHTAASGTRIVLPNIPGVGKLRMRYHIVPVHGEGSGVWKELDALKDMMMDIEKYKGLFEHPPALKDTGPVAKPVDTTLHLRTGMATKNPPGPHAHDLFLSHDIQESLKKGERKTMFTGEALGHTHQVQIGYKDDYSILQCDGQAQCWDGHPSTLYPVKTD